A region from the Candidatus Hydrogenedens sp. genome encodes:
- the rpsR gene encoding 30S ribosomal protein S18, whose translation MKRLKRRKKKRIFRKKTSRLTIERIVYIDYKDTNLLRHYITERGKIIPRRITGATAKQQHMLTKAIKLARQIALLPFVAE comes from the coding sequence ATGAAACGATTAAAGAGAAGAAAGAAGAAGAGAATCTTCAGAAAAAAGACAAGCAGGCTAACCATAGAACGAATAGTATATATTGACTATAAGGATACGAACTTGCTACGGCATTATATAACCGAGCGCGGTAAAATAATACCCCGTCGAATTACCGGTGCCACAGCAAAACAACAGCACATGCTTACTAAGGCAATTAAATTAGCCCGACAGATTGCATTGCTTCCTTTCGTAGCAGAATAG